A stretch of the Bacillus sp. BGMRC 2118 genome encodes the following:
- a CDS encoding EAL domain-containing protein yields the protein METDKSSTHAHSHTSFELLSPDIERELQQAIRNQEFELYYEPIIRLSTNRMVGAEALIRWNHPTRGVVSPAEFLPLAEETGHSVEIGNWVIQTVCEQLRKWELVGQKLLKISINISLKQLLHENFIETVSAYINQNGINSRFLEFELAERLFIDREEEIEPVVIALKKLGIQMALDDFGTGISSLTLLQKYKFHTIKLDRLFISSLERKSDSAAITEALLHLAKHFHYTVVAEGVENQEQVHLLKKLGCHEVQGYLYGEPAPALDFEILLTEETEWAKALEEKRKYFRVDVSHTVEADMTIVRLNKKKVKLGTTRVPLHDIGPGGLSFATSINLPITEDLAIKFTTTILNNEISLIGNPVWIKEENEKYHYGIHFNLSEEQRSDLIKLFNKLLIMKRKSRMLVDG from the coding sequence ATGGAAACTGACAAGAGCTCCACACATGCACATTCACATACTAGTTTTGAGCTTTTATCTCCTGATATAGAGCGTGAGTTACAACAAGCCATCCGGAATCAAGAATTTGAGCTGTATTATGAGCCGATCATTCGTCTTTCTACGAACCGAATGGTAGGAGCAGAGGCACTGATTCGCTGGAATCATCCAACACGTGGTGTCGTTTCGCCTGCTGAATTTCTCCCCCTTGCTGAGGAAACAGGCCACAGTGTAGAGATTGGAAATTGGGTCATCCAAACGGTATGTGAGCAACTGCGGAAATGGGAGTTAGTAGGACAGAAGCTACTCAAGATTTCGATTAACATCTCACTCAAGCAGTTATTGCATGAGAATTTTATTGAGACCGTATCAGCTTATATTAACCAAAATGGTATTAATAGTAGGTTTCTAGAATTTGAACTAGCAGAACGTTTATTCATTGATAGAGAAGAAGAGATAGAACCAGTTGTAATAGCACTAAAAAAGCTTGGGATACAGATGGCCCTAGATGACTTCGGTACGGGCATTTCCTCGCTCACGCTTCTTCAAAAATATAAATTTCACACGATTAAACTCGACCGATTATTCATTTCTAGTTTAGAACGGAAATCTGACAGTGCAGCCATTACTGAAGCACTTTTGCATTTAGCTAAGCATTTCCACTATACAGTTGTGGCAGAGGGCGTTGAAAACCAAGAACAAGTTCATCTTCTGAAAAAGTTGGGCTGTCATGAAGTGCAAGGTTACCTGTATGGTGAACCAGCTCCTGCTTTGGACTTTGAGATTCTGTTAACAGAAGAAACAGAATGGGCGAAAGCGCTAGAAGAAAAACGTAAATATTTCCGAGTCGATGTGTCTCATACCGTGGAAGCAGATATGACAATCGTTCGTTTGAATAAGAAAAAAGTAAAGCTAGGTACAACAAGGGTGCCACTGCATGATATCGGGCCAGGAGGATTAAGCTTCGCCACGTCTATTAATCTTCCGATTACAGAAGACCTGGCCATCAAGTTTACGACAACCATCTTAAACAATGAGATTTCGTTAATCGGAAATCCAGTGTGGATCAAAGAAGAAAATGAGAAATATCACTACGGCATTCATTTTAATTTAAGCGAAGAACAGCGAAGTGACCTGATTAAACTATTTAATAAATTGTTGATTATGAAAAGGAAGAGTAGGATGTTGGTTGATGGGTAA
- a CDS encoding helix-turn-helix transcriptional regulator, which translates to MGIGNHIKFHRQSKGITQRQLADGICSTSYLSKIESESVEPAQEMIELLCEKIGISKELWILQTDEVPTLQREYEGFYRILQQDIVLAKSKMDSISENFLVTEPESHLMKEIFALLYHVYNRDKEAAHICYESLDRLKEYQSAWTRQYYFRAVGLYYYINQHYDRSIEAYKKAEKYTPNHDLGEVYYHLALAYSQIENVGTSIYYLKKALDIFLVKMDYDKVTNCNLLLGINHRKLKEYTQAKENYTSILNHLAGKKAERLKAKIYHNLGLVFSEEGDSIQAIEYYLKSLEFRKDPATQLITVYVLASEYEKTHQLEKALEYFEIGEKYAQSLEDDEYQIMFKVLAFKLRRQIDTVEFEEYMLQVAIPFFEKRKEYYTFSHYINLLTSYYENSRQYKNAYLLLRKLLPEQRGMLV; encoded by the coding sequence ATGGGTATTGGGAATCATATTAAATTCCATAGACAATCTAAAGGGATTACGCAAAGACAATTGGCTGATGGAATTTGTTCCACTTCTTATCTATCAAAGATAGAAAGTGAGTCGGTAGAGCCAGCTCAAGAAATGATTGAGTTACTTTGTGAAAAAATTGGTATCTCAAAAGAATTATGGATCCTGCAAACCGATGAAGTTCCGACGCTACAACGAGAATATGAAGGATTTTACCGTATCCTCCAACAAGACATAGTCCTAGCGAAATCAAAAATGGATTCAATATCAGAAAATTTTCTTGTAACCGAGCCTGAATCACACTTGATGAAAGAGATTTTCGCCTTGCTTTATCATGTATACAATCGTGATAAAGAGGCAGCACACATATGTTACGAAAGTCTTGATAGGTTAAAAGAATACCAATCTGCTTGGACAAGACAGTACTACTTTCGAGCAGTAGGTCTCTATTACTACATTAACCAACACTATGACCGTTCAATTGAAGCTTATAAGAAAGCGGAGAAGTATACACCCAACCATGACCTGGGGGAGGTATATTATCACTTAGCGTTAGCTTATAGTCAGATTGAAAATGTTGGGACCTCTATCTACTATTTAAAAAAGGCACTGGATATCTTCCTGGTGAAAATGGATTACGATAAGGTGACAAACTGTAATCTTTTACTTGGAATTAACCATCGAAAGTTAAAAGAATATACACAGGCAAAAGAAAACTATACAAGTATTCTTAATCACCTAGCAGGGAAAAAGGCAGAGCGCTTGAAGGCCAAAATTTATCATAACTTGGGCTTGGTTTTTTCCGAAGAGGGGGATTCTATACAGGCAATAGAATACTATTTGAAGAGTTTGGAATTTAGAAAAGATCCTGCTACTCAATTAATTACTGTCTATGTTCTAGCAAGTGAATACGAAAAGACACATCAGCTTGAGAAAGCTCTTGAGTACTTTGAGATTGGGGAAAAGTATGCTCAAAGTCTCGAAGATGATGAATATCAAATTATGTTTAAGGTGCTAGCCTTTAAATTACGCCGTCAAATTGACACGGTAGAGTTTGAAGAGTATATGCTCCAAGTAGCCATTCCGTTTTTTGAGAAACGGAAGGAGTACTATACATTTTCTCATTATATAAATTTGCTTACTTCCTATTATGAGAACTCAAGACAATATAAAAATGCATATCTTTTACTAAGAAAGCTGTTACCAGAACAAAGGGGGATGTTAGTATGA
- a CDS encoding MurR/RpiR family transcriptional regulator, which yields MSREIIFVEESLHTLKPSERKAADYILSYPDEVVNLSIQKLAEKAEVSEATIIRLSKSLKCKGFQELKLKIAYELAKSESANGLYEDIPSDDSIQSFIQSVSQNNIQSIQNTLLVLSEEELEKAVSLISNARIVAVYGIGASAVIAQDFKQKLTRINRWCEAALDRDTQVTISANLTKQDVAFGISYSGQTKDVVESLTVAKENGASIITLTKSGDNPISSLADVRLNTTSLERNVRSGATSSRIAQLNVIDILFLGVTRANQTKNIRALERTRKAVEASKKNV from the coding sequence ATGAGTCGAGAAATTATCTTTGTTGAAGAAAGCTTACATACCTTAAAGCCCTCTGAAAGAAAGGCGGCTGACTATATCTTGAGCTACCCGGATGAGGTCGTGAATTTATCTATTCAGAAGCTAGCGGAGAAGGCTGAGGTAAGTGAGGCAACCATTATTCGGTTGTCAAAATCGTTAAAGTGTAAAGGATTTCAGGAGTTAAAGCTGAAGATTGCGTATGAATTGGCTAAATCAGAGTCGGCCAATGGGTTGTATGAGGATATTCCGAGTGATGATTCGATTCAGTCCTTTATTCAATCTGTTTCACAAAACAATATTCAATCGATCCAGAATACGTTGTTAGTCCTATCGGAAGAAGAGCTGGAAAAGGCTGTGTCTCTCATCTCTAATGCACGTATTGTAGCGGTGTACGGAATTGGTGCATCAGCTGTTATTGCGCAGGATTTCAAGCAGAAGTTAACGCGTATTAATCGATGGTGTGAGGCCGCTTTAGACCGTGATACACAAGTAACGATCTCTGCCAATCTTACTAAACAGGATGTGGCATTTGGCATTTCATATAGTGGACAGACAAAAGATGTAGTTGAATCTTTAACGGTTGCGAAGGAAAATGGCGCAAGCATTATTACACTAACTAAGTCGGGTGATAACCCAATATCTTCTCTAGCAGATGTGAGACTAAATACGACATCACTTGAACGAAACGTTCGTAGTGGAGCAACGAGTTCTCGAATTGCACAACTTAATGTAATCGATATTTTATTCCTCGGGGTAACGAGAGCAAATCAAACGAAAAACATTCGGGCCTTAGAGAGAACGCGAAAGGCTGTGGAGGCTTCGAAGAAAAATGTGTAA